A genomic stretch from Thunnus maccoyii chromosome 19, fThuMac1.1, whole genome shotgun sequence includes:
- the LOC121886152 gene encoding proteinase-activated receptor 3-like, with protein sequence MTEQHQTKRFSTGSSGEGKVKEQNFHFGRGSFLGDIQTQLPLVLNGTQAPISPHPQALLLLSNSTAGFLNSTVSTRVIPIIYMFVVAFGVPANVAILCTLATKIRKVSSAILYCSLAVSDLFLLLSLCFKAHYYLHGNHWELGEPACRVVTACFYGNLYCSAQTLACISIKRYLAVVHPFMYQRLAKRMCTAWVSLAVWGVFGATVVPELLVQQTYLLSELGRITCHDLLPLHYSSHNFLLYYNLLLTILGLLVPLVVTVVCYARIICELNQSHLDWTMYIKASSLVFVIFLVCFTPAGLLHFLYYMQLSLYGTESLYVYFNVAVCLCCLHACLDPFLFIFMSKSAGSRPHLKPRKSKTENT encoded by the exons ATGACAGAGCAGCATCAGACCAAG AGGTTCTCCACTGGTTCTTCAG gGGAAGGGAAAGTAAAGGAGCAGAATTTCCACTTTGGGCGTGGATCATTTCTCGGGGACATTCAGACTCAGCTCCCTCTTGTCCTAAACGGGACACAAGCTCCCATTTCACCTCATCCTCAAGCACTGCTGTTACTAAGCAACAGCACAGCAGGCTTCCTCAACAGCACTGTGAGCACGAGGGTCATCCCcattatttatatgtttgtcGTGGCTTTCGGGGTCCCAGCCAATGTCGCCATTCTGTGCACTTTGGCCACTAAAATTAGGAAGGTGTCCTCGGCCATCCTCTACTGCAGCCTGGCTGTCTCcgacctcttcctcctcctctccctctgcttcAAGGCTCACTACTATCTCCATGGAAACCACTGGGAGCTCGGAGAGCCTGCCTGTCGAGTGGTCACGGCTTGTTTCTATGGCAACCTCTACTGCTCAGCCCAGACGCTGGCCTGCATCAGCATCAAGCGCTACCTGGCTGTAGTGCACCCGTTCATGTACCAAAGACTTGCCAAGAGGATGTGCACTGCCTGGGTCAGCTTGGCCGTATGGGGGGTGTTTGGTGCCACTGTTGTCCCTGAGCTCCTCGTCCAGCAGACCTATTTGCTCTCTGAACTGGGCCGAATCACCTGCCATGACTTATTGCCTCTGCACTACAGCTCCCATAACTTCCTGCTCTACTACAACCTCTTACTAACCATCTTAGGCCTCCTGGTGCCGCTGGTGGTCACGGTTGTGTGCTACGCCCGGATCATCTGTGAGCTCAACCAGTCACACCTCGACTGGACGATGTACATCAAGGCCAGCTCACTGGTGTTTGTCATCTTCCTGGTGTGTTTTACCCCCGCTGGACTCCTGCACTTCCTCTATTACATGCAACTGTCATTGTACGGAACAGAGAGTTTGTATGTGTACTTTAATGtggcagtgtgtttgtgctgcctcCATGCCTGTCTGGAccccttcctcttcatcttcatgtCAAAGTCTGCAGGCTCCAGGCCTCACTTAAAGCCCCGTAAGAGCAAGACCGAGAACACATAG
- the LOC121885859 gene encoding uncharacterized protein LOC121885859, with protein MDANAIFKRVQQMRPSSLSEEERCRYQAEKMMLRQFMLLKQQDQVPDHLTVQQMKTWLLTGGSFVEESQEITIMNDDGRLETKHLLMAELAWTTERRFCLSQIEQEVQEELDEEKRLSQLLNRKVTLEGLQMFVTVFRPKAEKAVRTYLPSLFSKLLKYFGGSHIPPVSSGDAKPQELLDLQKSTAPVIQEVINTTLKFLLEEPKSAGQIEAASVEVGRLLRDSAAPCLPRYGPLSAAPLLGVCTIAAGFMVKSIFKEFDRYSQKIFHIMDYDDSFFSARENVIFAIQDMENRVQAAACRPQPQLSTAVGSQEGPLEEKTASPEVSLDETSAVRTSSSSRLETNVIVYMEPELEVLQEELEAEDFGVQRKMKRKKRVRAFFHGIWRAMSRCFHCPSED; from the exons ATGGACGCCAACGCCATCTTTAAACGAGTCCAACAAATGAgaccatcctctctctctgaagAAGAGCGATGCCGCTACCAAGCAGAA AAAATGATGCTCAGGCAATTCATGCTCCTGAAGCAGCAGGATCAAGTCCCCGATCATCTAACTGTTCAACAGATGAAGACCTGGCTGCTGACAGGAGGGAGCTTTGTGGAGGA GTCTCAGGAAATTACGATAATGAATGATGATGGCAGACTTGAGACAAAACATCTCCTCATGGCTGAACTG GCCTGGACAACGGAGAGGAGGTTCTGTCTCAGTCAAATCGAGCAGGAggtccaggaggagctggacgAGGAGAAGCGGCTTTCACAGCTGCTGAACAGGAAGGTCACACTGGAGGGCCTTCAGATGTTTGTTACAGTCTTCCGACCAAAAGCAGAGAAGGCTGTGCGAACATATCTACCATCACTGTTCAGCAAGCTCCTGAAATATTTTGGTGGATCTCACATCCCTCCCGTCTCTTCAGGGGATGCAAAGCCACAAGAGCTGTTAGACCTCCAGAAGAGCACTGCACCAGTCATCCAGGAGGTGATTAACACCACTCTTAAGTTCCTCCTGGAGGAACCAAAGTCTGCAGGCCAAATTGAAGCAGCCAGCGTTGAGGTTGGGAGACTGCTGAGGGACTCAGCAGCTCCCTGTCTGCCTCGGTACGGACCTCTCTCTGCAGCCCCTCTGCTCGGGGTCTGCACTATAGCAGCAGGATTCATGGTCAAATCCATCTTTAAGGAGTTTGACCGTTACTCCCAGAAGATCTTCCACATAATGGACTATGATGACAGCTTCTTTTCTGCAAGAGAGAACGTCATCTTTGCGATCCAAGATATGGAAAATAGAGTGCAGGCTGCCGCATGCAGACCTCAGCCTCAGCTCAGCACGGCGGTAGGGTCACAAGAAGGACCTCTGGAGGAGAAGACGGCTTCTCCAGAGGTCTCGTTGGATGAGACAAGCGCTGTGAGGACATCCTCATCCTCAAGACTGGAGACCAACGTGATTGTATATATGGAACCTGAGCTGGAAGTCCTGCAGGAGGAGTTGGAGGCTGAGGACTTCGGAGTTcagagaaagatgaagaggaagaagagggtgCGTGCCTTCTTCCATGGCATTTGGAGGGCAATGTCACGCTGCTTCCATTGTCCCTCTGAAGACTAA